ATTAGCAGTTTGGCTAAAATATATTGTGTGGTATGAAGGCAGGCTTGAATAGTCTATATTTATACTACACACTATTTTTTTTGAGGAATAATTTAAACAATATTTATTATATGAAAATAAAGGCTAATATTCAGCAAAGAGGATTATGAACATCGTCGCACATGGTGATTTAAGTGTTATAATTAATATAAACAATTATGCGAAATTGATAATATAATATGAAATATATAAAGATTACATGGAGGGTTATATGGAAAGAAATTTTAGCGAGTTTAAAGAATTTATAAAAGGCAAGAAAGTTGGAGTTGTAGGTATAGGGGTTAGCAATATTCCTTTAATACATTTTTTGGTGAAGCTACAGGCTATTGTTACGGCATTTGATAAAAAAAATCAAAGCATGCTTGGCACGGCAGCAATAGATTTAAAGGAAGATGGGGTTAAATTAATTTTAGGCGAAAATTACTTAAATGATTTAACGGGATTTGATGTTATTTTTAAAACGCCGTCTATGAGAATAGATAATCCCGCTCTTTTAAGAGCGAAGCAAGGGGGAGCATATATAACATCAGAAATGGAAGAGTTTATAAAGTATTGTCCAGCAAAAACTTTTGGTGTTACTGGTAGTGATGGGAAAACAACTACAACAACAATAATATATAATATATTAAAAAACGAGGGTTATAAAACATGGGTCGGAGGAAACATAGGAAATCCATTGTTTGCAAACATTGAAGAAATAACTAAAGACGATAAAGTAGTACTAGAGTTATCAAGTTTTCAACTTATGACAATGAATGTTTCCACAGATGTTGCAGTAGTAACAAATTTAAGTCCAAATCATCTGGATATCCATAAGGATATAGAGGAATATATAGATGCAAAGAAAAACATATTCAAATATCAAAGTAATCAGGATCTTCTTATTCTTAATAAGGATAACGATTTAACTTATGAATTAAGGAAAGAAGCCATGGGTAGAGTTAAGTATTTTAGTATAATAAATAAGGTGGAAGATGGTGCATATTTTCAAGATAATAAATTATTCATTATGAATAATATAGTATGTAACCTTGATGAGATTAAATTAAAAGGTATGCATAATGTGCAAAACTTATTAACTGCCTTTTGTGCGACTCAGGAAGATGCATCGGTTGCAAGTATGAGGAAAATTGCGACCACTTTTATAGGAGTGGAGCATAGAGGCGAGTTCGTACGTGAAGTAGATGGAGTTAAGTATTACAATGATTCAATAGCTTCTACTCCAACGAGAACAATAGCAAGTCTTAAAGCTTTTGAAAAGCCGGTTATATTAATTGCAGGTGGATATGATAAGAAAATACCTTTTGAACCACTGGCGGAGGAAGCTTATCTGAATATTAAAACACTAATATTGGTAGGTGCCACTAAATATAAAATAAAAGAGGTTTTTGAGTCAGTATTAAAGGAAAAGAAAATATTTTTAGAAATTATACTTGCTGAAGATTTTAATGAAGCAATACTCAAAGCTAAATTGGTTGCTAAACCTGGGGATATTGTGACATTGTCGCCAGCGTGTGCAAGTTTTGATATGTTTAAGGATTTTGCAGCACGTGGTAATAAGTTTAAGGAAATAGTAATGGCATTAAAATAAAAAGTATATTATAATAGGCATTAATAAAAACTTCGGTAAAAATTACTGGAGTTTTTAGTTTGTTTATAAGAATATGATGTCATTACAGCTAATAATAAGATTATTTTAATGGATGTCAGTTAAGATAACTAACATATAATATGAATTTTTATATACAGTAGCGTTAAATCGATAACAAATGCTCCAAGCGTATCATTATGAGTAAAACCGAAGATATGATAGAAATAACGATAAAAATGAAAATAAATAGGCGAAACAGGCGATAATAAACAAATTGTGTTTTATACATATGATATTATATTAATTGTCGCTGGAACATACAGTTATAAATTAACTTGGAGTGATTAGTGATTTTATAAAATTTATTACCAATTGTTTTTAAATGGTTGACAATGAATTAAAAAAGATTTATAATAGTAAAAGTCATCACATGATGGCAAAGCAAATTGGTCTTTGAAAATTAAACAGAGAAATAGGTAAAGAAATGAAATAACATTTTATTTTAACCAGTCAATTACTTTAGTAAAAGTAATATTTTAGTCGTAAGACTAAAAAGTATGTAATGAGCTTGCTAACCAACTTAACAGTTGGCGCAGATTAATTATTTCAACTAAAAAAGTGTAAACTTTTAAATTGAGAGTTTGATCCTGGCTCAGGACGAACGCTGGCGGCGTGCCTAACACATGCAAGTCGAGCGATGCGATCCTTCGGGATCAATTAGCGGCGGACGGGTGAGTAACACGTGGGTAACCTGCCTCAAAGAGGGGAATAGCCTCCCGAAAGGGAGATTAATACCGCATAATATGTTTTGATCGCATGATCTTAACATCAAAGGAATTTTTCGGAATTTCACTTTGAGATGGACCCGCGGCGCATTAGCTAGTTGGTGAGGTAAAGGCCCACCAAGGCAACGATGCGTAGCCGACCTGAGAGGGTGATCGGCCACATTGGAACTGAGACACGGTCCAGACTCCTACGGGAGGCAGCAGTGGGGAATATTGCGCAATGGGGGAAACCCTGACGCAGCAACGCCGCGTGAATGATGAAGGCCTTCGGGTTGTAAAGTTCTGTCTTCTGGGACGATAATGACGGTACCAGAGGAGGAAGCCACGGCTAACTACGTGCCAGCAGCCGCGGTAATACGTAGGTGGCAAGCGTTGTCCGGATTTACTGGGCGTAAAGGATGCGTAGGCGGACATTTAAGTCAGATGTGAAATACCCGAGCTTAACTTGGGTGCTGCATTTGAAACTGGGTGTCTAGAGTGCAGGAGAGGTAAGTGGAATTCCTAGTGTAGCGGTGAAATGCGTAGAGATTAGGAAGAACACCAGTGGCGAAGGCGACTTACTGGACTGTAACTGACGCTGAGGCATGAAAGCGTGGGGAGCAAACAGGATTAGATACCCTGGTAGTCCACGCCGTAAACGATGAATACTAGGTGTCGGGGGTCGAACCTCGGTGCCGCCGTTAACACATTAAGTATTCCGCCTGGGGAGTACGATCGCAAGATTAAAACTCAAAGGAATTGACGGGGGCCCGCACAAGCAGCGGAGCATGTGGTTTAATTCGAAGCAACGCGAAGAACCTTACCTAGACTTGACATCCCTTGCATAACTCAGAGATGAGTGAAGTCCTTCGGGACAAGGTGACAGGTGGTGCATGGTTGTCGTCAGCTCGTGTCGTGAGATGTTGGGTTAAGTCCCGCAACGAGCGCAACCCTTATCATTAGTTGCTACCATTAAGTTGAGCACTCTAGTGAGACTGCCCGGGTTAACCGGGAGGAAGGTGGGGATGACGTCAAATCATCATGCCCCTTATGTCTAGGGCTACACACGTGCTACAATGGTGAGTACAAAGAGATGCAAGACCGCAAGGTGGAGCCAAACTCAAAAACTCATCCCAGTTCGGATTGTAGGCTGCAACTCGCCTACATGAAGCCGGAGTTGCTAGTAATCGCGAATCAGCATGTCGCGGTGAATACGTTCCCGGGCCTTGTACACACCGCCCGTCACACCATGAGAGTTGGTAACACCCGAAGTCCGTGAGGTAACCGTAAGGAGCCAGCGGCCGAAGGTGGGATCGATGATTGGGGTGAAGTCGTAACAAGGTAGCCGTAGGAGAACCTGCGGCTGGATCACCTCCTTTCTAGGGAGTAGATGTATTGACTTCGGTCAGTGCAATAGAAGAATTTAATTATTCTTCAAAACATCTATTGTAATTACTCGTTCCTATTTCTCTGTTTAATTTTGAGAGACTAATTATATTAACTCTTAGGAGCTAATTAATAGTTTTTCTGAAAATTCCTAATAATGGGGGTATAGCTCAGCTGGGAGAGCACCTGCCTTGCACGCAGGGGGTCAAGAGTTCGATTCTCTTTACCTCCACCATTAATGGGCCTATAGCTCAGCTGGTTAGAGCGCACGCCTGATAAGCGTGAGGTCGATGGTTCGAGTCCATCTAGGCCCACCATTTATGTTCTTTGAAAATTGCACAGTAATAAAGTTGTTTTAAAGAGATTGAAACCATGCAAATGGTATAGATTAATTTATTATGATTTCGCAAAATTAATATTAAGCAACAAAACCGTCTATGTAAATAGACAGAATCAAAGGTCAAGCTACAAAGGGCGCATGGCGAATGCCTTGGCACTAGGAGCCGAAGAAGGACGCGTTAAGCTGCGATAAGCTTTGGGTAGGCGCAAATAGCCTGTGATCCAAAGATTTCCGAATGGGGGAACCCACATAGTAACAACTATGTACTGCATACTGAATAAATAGGTATGCAGAGGTACACCCGGGGAACTGAAACATCTAAGTACCCGGAGGAAGAGAAAGAAATATCGATTTCCTAAGTAGCGGCGAGCGAAAGGGAAAGAGCCCAAACCTAAGTCTTTGACTTAGGGGTTGAGGATAGATCATAAATACTGCAATTCTTTAATTGAAGATAGCTGGAAAGCTGCTCCGCAGAAGGTAATAGGCCTGTAAATGAAAAGGAAGAACAGTCAGATCTAATCCAGAGTACCACGAGACACGTGAAACCTTGTGGGAAGCTGGGAGGACCACCTCCCAAGGCTAAATACTACCTAGTGACCGATAGTGAAGAAGTACCGTGAGGGAAAGGTGAAAAGAACCCCGGAAGGGGAGTGAAATAGAACCTGAAACCGTGTGCCTACAACCGGTCGAAGCACTTTTTATGTGTGACGGCGTGCTTTTTGTAGAACGAGCCAACGAGTTACGATATGTAGCA
This window of the Clostridium estertheticum genome carries:
- the murD gene encoding UDP-N-acetylmuramoyl-L-alanine--D-glutamate ligase, giving the protein MERNFSEFKEFIKGKKVGVVGIGVSNIPLIHFLVKLQAIVTAFDKKNQSMLGTAAIDLKEDGVKLILGENYLNDLTGFDVIFKTPSMRIDNPALLRAKQGGAYITSEMEEFIKYCPAKTFGVTGSDGKTTTTTIIYNILKNEGYKTWVGGNIGNPLFANIEEITKDDKVVLELSSFQLMTMNVSTDVAVVTNLSPNHLDIHKDIEEYIDAKKNIFKYQSNQDLLILNKDNDLTYELRKEAMGRVKYFSIINKVEDGAYFQDNKLFIMNNIVCNLDEIKLKGMHNVQNLLTAFCATQEDASVASMRKIATTFIGVEHRGEFVREVDGVKYYNDSIASTPTRTIASLKAFEKPVILIAGGYDKKIPFEPLAEEAYLNIKTLILVGATKYKIKEVFESVLKEKKIFLEIILAEDFNEAILKAKLVAKPGDIVTLSPACASFDMFKDFAARGNKFKEIVMALK